Part of the Microtus ochrogaster isolate Prairie Vole_2 chromosome 19, MicOch1.0, whole genome shotgun sequence genome, GTATACCcctctttgtgtgtctctgcaGAGCTGGGGTTTTAGTCTTTGTTCTTTTCATCCTCAGAGGATTTGgtagacctgggttcaaattaGGGCTCCAGTCCCTCTGAGCTGAATGACCTTTGGAAATGTATTTCATCTCTGCGCCTTGCGATTACTGGGAAGTTAATGAGATGGACCTCTGTGGTACTGCATAATAAACCCTCGATGGTCGGAGAGTGTTGGCACTGTTTCCTTCTGTGCTGCTGATcccccaggtgtgtgtgtgtgcatctgtgcctgtgcatgtgtgtagcagCCCTGGAGTGGACATGTGGTTACTGGCATCAGGGGAGATTCGAAATGGGGCTAAGACATTCACTTCATTGTCCACAGAGAAAGGTAGTAGGTGCAGACAAGTCTTGAGTTAGGAACTGCGTTTCTTAGTGGATGTTAGAGACCAAGTAGGAGGTTGGTAGGTGAGATGGGAGAAAACTCAGAAGTTATTGTAGGTGGTCTTTACTGTCAAGGGAAGAGTAAATTTGGCAAGacttaaggaaaaaagaagactTTAGAAACTTGTGTTTCAGCATCATACACTGAGAGACGTAGCCCTGGGGTGCGTAGCGCAAGCCAGGTATTGTTTCAGGTTCTTAGCGAGGCCACAAGAACAAGGCACATGGACAGCCTGCTGCCTTCACGGAGCCTACGTTTATTTTCAGCTAGAACTGGGCAAAATGCAAAGGCCAAATGATCTGTGAAAGGCCTGATAACGGTATGGTTTTGATCCAAAGACTTTCCATTCATATCCAGAGTTTTAAAGCTAGATTTCTGGGGGCGGGCAGGGGGTGAGGAGGAGTCTTATTCCTTTTTCATGGTTTCAGATCTGTCTTCAAACCTACTTAGAGGAGTCTTATGAACTTTGTCTTGAACTGTTCTTAGTCATCCTTTTGAGATTTGAGACACGAAGATGACAATAAAATCTTGCTGAGGCTGTGGCCCCTCTTTTGATGGTGCAGCATCTTATCTTACTGCCCGAGAGTGTAGCGACAGCAGCGAAGACATTGGGTCACACCCTTTCCAATCCAGCAGTAGATGAGGGTCACACcaaaaatcaagacagaaacCGTGAGTCAGGCTGCAAGGTGTTGGTGCTGACTGAGACAGCCCCTGGGGGCCACAGAGGGGAACAGGAGAGTGGGGAAGCCCATGTGTACGGATATAAGGATGCCCCTGGCTGCTCAAGAAGAAAGTGCTTGCAAAGTTATTCTTTGGAGAAGTGAGCGCTCATCATCTGTGTGAAGTCGCCGTGGCATAGTACCGCTCAGTGAGCAGAAGATGGAAGTAGCTGGCGGAATGTTATCAGATGTATTTGAAGAAGTGAGAGTGAAATTACTTAACTTCCCATTACCGGCAGACTCAAAGGTTAGGAAGGTCACCGGCTCATTCACCTGAACATTACTTATCTTGACCAAAGGCCCAGGAGAACCATTCTGAGAGAACAAGGCTTTCATTACCGTTTAATGCTTCTTTCTTAAAGCTCTATTTTAATTTGATGAAGTCTGGTCTCAGAAATATCATAATTAAGGTTTTCATAAGAAACATTTAATACTGCTTAAGTACATAATGGCTGCTAGCGTTCCATGTTATAAACCAACTAAAACGGGCTTTAATCTCTTCTGTAACTATGATGCCTTACTTAACCCTAAGGCACCGTGCTGCCAGGCCCTCTTATTAGTCACACGAAAGTAATTATCATGACTTCACCATCATTTCATCTTGTTAGTCGGAAATATTAACCTGGCTAACCATGCGCCATAGTCTCTGGGCTCTAgcactatttttaaatatgaaaaaattttcttaaagatGCCTATTTGCTAACTCaaagaatgtctttaaaaatgggctagagaaacaacctaaatgcccctcgaccaaagaatggataaagaagatgtggtacatttacacagtggagtactacacagcagaaaaaaaataatgacatcttgaaatttgtgggcatatggatggatctagaaaacatcatattgagtgaggtaacccagaccgagAAAGATAAAtctagtatgtactcactcataagtggcttttagacataaagcaaagaaaacccagcttacaattcacaatcccagagaacctagacaacaatgaggaccctaagagaaacatacatggatctaatctacatgggaagtagaaaaagacaagatctcctgagtaaattgggagagtggctcacaaccatctgtaatgagatctggtgccctcttctggcctacagacagacagaacatggtatacataataaataaatctttaaaaaaaattgcaaacgATTAGTGAAATGGTGGACTCTGGGGCTTTCTGTCTTAAACTGCGAAATGACATTCAAgccagctgttaaaaaaaaaaaaaaggaagtcttaCAAACTATTTCCCCTGACAAGCAAAATTTATCTATTGGAGCCAAACCAAGAATCTAATAACTGTCACCTTTCAAACGTTTTCTTATCAactaaagaatttaaaaaaattgaatagaGCCTTTGGATTAAAGGgctcatatgcctttaatccaaaccctctggaggcagaggcaggtgtatctctgtgaatttgaggctagcttggtctacatagaaagttctaggtCAATCAGTGCTAGTgagacccccccccacccacccacatacacacatgctactTCCAGTtattctgtttggatttttttagagaattaaagataaatgaattaaaagactAACTACAGGACAACTTGTAAGCACAGATGAGTGACTTGCCCAGCCCCAGGGAAGACAAGACCCCAAGCAGCCATATGCTGACTGGCCTGGTCAGAGACGTTAATACCTTTATGGAAGAGTCATGGTCTTCCAGATGGGTGGACTTACCACATGCTATGCAGGTGTGCTGCTACCgagccacaccccaacccagGAGACTGAAGGGGTTTAGAGGAAGGCAGGCAAAAAGGGGCAGAGGTACTAAGAACAAGGCTGTGGCCAAGTTGAGAGATGTGGGGGGCAGAAGATGTGGGGGGTAGTGGTAAGATGAACCCCAGGTGAATGGAGCATGACGCAGGGAGGGTGCTGTGTTTCACAGACATAAGCTCAGCAGTGCCTAGGCGTCTGTGAATGCATTCCGGCAGCATTCTGCTTCACAGCAGTTGGGCAAGGGCAAAGGGAAAGCCTGTGAGAACGTGTTCTCATCTACACGATGAACACGCATGAACACGCCAGAGACTGCTCCGTGCATTCTGGGAGTGgtctttggagacaaggtctagGGTAACCCAGGTTGGTCACAGGACGACCTTGAAcacctgattctcctgcctcacctcccaaggGCAGGGATTGTAACAGTGCGTTGCCATGCATCTAGCACAGCTGTAGCACATGCTGAAGGCTCAGGTGATGTTAGTCACTATTTCCACAAACAGGAAATGGAGgcgtggtgcaggagaattgtctgcattctgtcaatcatgttataaataaacgccgattggccaggcaggaaatataggcaggaaaaccaggcaggaagtagcaatgatgtaatgagaacaggagaattttgggaaggaggaagttgattcctcccattcctgcccagaccaccgaagcagcaggatgtgatctgcctcactgaaaaaggtactgagccacatggctaacatagatcagaaaaatgggctaatcaagatgtgagagttagccagtgagaggctagagctaaaggccaatcagcttataatttatggcgacctatgtgtgattttctttggggctaaacagttgtggggtaccgggtgggacagaagACCTCAACAACAAGCCAGGCCCGCTCATGTTACAGAGGCAGGACAGGCGTCCAGGGGACAGGGCAGTGGCTAGGAAGGAAACGGCACCTGCAGACAGCTGGTCACGTGCAGATCCTGACTTGACCACTTCACTAGCTGTAATCTCGTACAAATTAACCTCCtcccagtttttatttaaaaatatttttattgaatttactGTGTGGGAGTATTCCATAGATCATGTATGGATGCCAGAGAAcctgtgggaattggttctctccttccactatggggGACAGATCCTGACTGAACCCCGGTcttcaggcctggcagcaagcacctttaccagctgagacACATAGCTAGCATTTCTCTTGGGCATGAAGCAGGCACAGTAGCAGTACCTCACCTAGGAGCTGTGGTGTGCTTGATAATGCTTTAAGTGTCCAGAAGACACTAGCTATCCGTTGTCAGTGGTGGCAGGATATGCAAGTCGTGGGGAGAGTCATGGAACAGGTACTGGGTATAAATGTCCAGACCCAGAGAGAGTAGTCAAGGCTGGGATAGCTCAGTGAGTTGCTTGCCGAAGTTACATAAGCTCTACAAGGAAATGGACCAGGAATTGGATGTAGAAGTTAGCCCATATAAACCACCAGACAAATTTGAAATATATGTGGATGCTTAAAAAACTGTCATTATATGTGATAACGTATATCACATATATGGATATTCATTTTATTACCCTTTCAATTTTCCTAGATggttcaaatttaaaaaaaaaaaagaacttgaggaCAAAAGTGGTCTGAGTAAAGTGTTTGGTAACTGTGTACACCTTTAGTCTCTAGGAGGCTAAGGTAGGTGGttctttctgagttcgaggccagcctagtctgcacagtgagttccaggacagccagagctacatagaaagtctttaaagactgtctttaaaaaaaaatagaaaatcatatTAAGGAGAGCGACAAGGGCTGAGGGAAATAATATTTGGCTTTGGATGGCAATGACACATGGGAAGGGACCAGTGGAATCAGGCACGGCAAGTGTGGGTAAGGACTTCTTGATCTTCAGGAATAAGGGGCATTGTTGGGGAACAagctggagaaagggagggaaggagacaggagttgATGCTGTGGGGAGGTGTGGCCTCAAGTTTCTCCTTTGGTTCAGGGGGAGGTCTTTGGGGGCCTGTGGGGCAAGGAACTGATCTTCCTAGTGACAGATGATATCTTGCAAGTAAGGTGACAGGCAATGGGAGAATATACCTCCATTGGGTCGGATCCAGGGACAGATTACTTAAGGAAAAAGGTACTCATGGTCTTGGGTGAGTCTCTCTGGGACTGGCCCAATGCAGGGTTCTATAGATGCTGAAGGTAGGGAGCAGGGAGTCAATGAAACTCAAAGTCCCTTTTTGGAACTTGGCGCTGGGCCAAGTTTAAACACTAGAAAAGAGTAGACCCTGGGGGGGGGGCGACATTTTCGTTTCCAtgcccctctccctgcccctgccaGGCGTATAGGCAAGAGGTGTGACGAGTCTTTGGAGTCTAGAGAGCCTTCTGAATTCAAGAGCCTCCAGCCCTAAGGCACTGCCATGAAGTTGCTGGAGTAAATCTCATGCTATGTGGTCCATGCTGAGCACCCGATCCGGGCTCCAGGAAGAAGTCCTTGGGGGCGCTACGGAGCACAGAGTGGCCTCGCTATAGCAGGACCTTGGTGATAACGTCCCCGGGGACGTCCCCATCAGGGTCCTCCTTGAGCAGCAGAGGCCGAGGCGAGGAAGGCGCCGAGAGCCCGATCCCCGGGCTCTGCTCTCGCAGCCAGGTTCTCAGCGCCTCGCGCTCGGCCTGTAGCTGGCGACGCGCCTGCGCCATGGCGCGCTCCTCCTGCCGCAGAGCCCTGCGCCTGCGCTCTAGCGCGCGCTCCGCCTGCCGGAGGGCGGCCTCGCGCCGCTCCAGCTCCAGTTCCCGCCGGCTGCCGCGCACGGCCAGCGCGCCCATCTGCTCCAGCAGGCGCGCCCAGTCGCCCTCTGCGGCCAAGGCGGCGGGGCCGGGCGGTGGAGGGCAGGGCGCGGCGGGCGGCGAGCTCCGAGCCCCGCTTTTCTCCAGCTCCCGCAGATGCGCGCCGCTCAGGTGTCGCCACAGGGCCCGCGTCCACGCCTGGAAGCCCGGGTGGCCGCCCACCTGCTCCCCGCACAGCCGGCAGGTGGCCCAGGTGCCCGTCGGGTGCCCGGGCCGAGCCGGGGCCAGATGGAAGTAGCCCCAGGCTTCGGAGTACGGCGCCCCCAGATGGCCCGGAGCGGCCGGTGCCAGCCCGGGACAAGGGCCACTCTGCCCTGCAGTGTCATCAGGCCTCCAGCTGTCTTCCATGGTCACAAGGGGCTCTTCACTTCTCATTCCTTCTGCAGTGTCTGCATCCAGGGGTTGGGGAGAGGAAGAACAACAGTAATCAttattatatacacacagatcCTATAAATGTTAGTTGAGGacaaaactttcctttttatggtGTAAATCTTGGAGTGTGTTTTTTCCACCCCTCCTTAATACTCAAGCATTAAATGCCAATGTCTAAGAAAAATGTGTCTAGCCCTTCTTGCACTAAGTGTTCTCTTCCGAAGTAAAGTGTCTCCCTGTAGCACATATATCAAGTCCTGGAGATCTTACAGTGCTTGCTCAGCCTACACAgtgcctgggtttgatcccaagctCTACATATTGAGAGTGGTGATTACAACaatgtatttagaaaaaaaactgacCATACCGGAAGCCATGATATGCTTTCAAAATATGCACAAAATGTAATTAAAGTGGACTCCTAAACTGTTGcctttaaattaaattatgaGCCGGGTCTCAATGGTCAGGACCTGGTTACAGCCCTGGAGGTTCTTAACCCACCTAAGTTCCAAAGTAGAAACAGTGTACAGGATAAGTCAAGGTTGATCAGCAATGTTTAGAGTTTGTAGGACTCACAAGCTCCATAAGAAGTCCAGAGGGACAGTCTTAGGTAAGCAGGAGAATGACTAGTGGATGCCTGtctggtattttcttctttttttcctgagcaTTTTATAAGTACTCAAGACATATGACAAATAATTGGCCTTCTTTATTGCTCATCCTACCTAAGTGGCACAAGCTTGCTTGGCTCTTCCAGTTAAGTGTGGGGGAAGAAAACTAATGGTGTATGCTTTGTCTGA contains:
- the Zbed3 gene encoding zinc finger BED domain-containing protein 3, giving the protein MRSEEPLVTMEDSWRPDDTAGQSGPCPGLAPAAPGHLGAPYSEAWGYFHLAPARPGHPTGTWATCRLCGEQVGGHPGFQAWTRALWRHLSGAHLRELEKSGARSSPPAAPCPPPPGPAALAAEGDWARLLEQMGALAVRGSRRELELERREAALRQAERALERRRRALRQEERAMAQARRQLQAEREALRTWLREQSPGIGLSAPSSPRPLLLKEDPDGDVPGDVITKVLL